One Solanum pennellii chromosome 9, SPENNV200 DNA segment encodes these proteins:
- the LOC107030986 gene encoding LOB domain-containing protein 24-like gives MNDADARGKCAACKYQNKRCDENCPFAPFFPSNKVDEFDKVIRLFSIDFLKDMLNSVTANEEKAKMVETLILEAKIRSENPVYGSIAVTEKLNLEIEKTQKELDLIQKTIAFYKELGGRSSLNKKNEEISTSGKQSLQDVKKARVDSNDNDET, from the exons ATGAATGATGCAGATGCGAGGGGTAAATGTGCAGCATGTAAGTACCAAAACAAAAGATGTGATGAGAATTGTCCATTTGCTCCGTTTTTTCCTTCCAACAAAGTTGATGAATTTGATAAAGTCATTCGACTTTTCAGCATCGATTTTCTCAAAGATATGCTGAATTCTGTCACTGCTAACGAGGAAAAGGCAAAAATGGTTGAAACCCTAATTTTAGAGGCTAAGATTAGGTCTGAAAATCCTGTGTACGGGAGCATTGCCGTTACAGAAAAATTGAATCTAGAAATTGAAAAAACTCAAAAGGAGCTTGatttaatacaaaaaacaatTGCTTTTTACAAAGAATTGGGTGGAAGATCATCCTTGAACAAG aaaaatgaagaaatctcTACAAGCGGCAAACAAAGCCTTCAAGATGTCAAAAAGGCCAG GGTTGATTCCAATGATAATGATGAGACTTAG
- the LOC107029241 gene encoding DNA-directed RNA polymerases II and V subunit 6B-like yields the protein MADDDYDMDGGYVDEPMDPEPDEGAEIEEDNGNNDDIPDPLMGEGEEKTEQQEPVERPRKTSKFMTKYERARILGTRALQISMNAPVMVELEGETDPLEIAMKELRERKIPFTIRRYLPDGSYEDWGVDELIVEDSWKRQVGGT from the exons ATGGCGGACGATGACTATGATATGGACGGAGG ATACGTGGACGAGCCAATGGATCCTGAACCTGAT GAAGGAGCAGAGATTGAAGAAGATAATGGCAACAATGACGACATACCAGATCCCCTGATGGGTGAAGGTGAGGAAAAAACAGAGCAGCAAGAGCCTGTGGAACGACCTCGTAAAACATCAAAGTTTATGACAAAATATGAACGTGCGAGAATCCTGGGCACTCGTGCACTCCAGATCAG CATGAATGCACCTGTGATGGTTGAGCTGGAAGGAGAAACTGACCCACTTGAG ATTGCAATGAAAGAGCTCCGAGAGAGGAAGATACCATTCACAATTCGCCGTTACTTGCCTGATGGAAG TTATGAAGATTGGGGAGTTGATGAATTGATTGTTGAGGATTCATGGAAGAGACAAGTCGGAGGAACTTGA